In one Pungitius pungitius chromosome 13, fPunPun2.1, whole genome shotgun sequence genomic region, the following are encoded:
- the mrpl2 gene encoding 39S ribosomal protein L2, mitochondrial codes for MMAVSCLTRALRSMTLSQPALLSSQAIAQTRLGTQGPTMVVQCRGFLTTASLEQNRTFWKQREKYTIKPMGMKKTGGRDHTGRIRTHGIGGGHKQKYRWIDFQRLRYEPNNEAKPFEEKVVEVRYDPCRSADIALLAGGSRKRWIIATENMQAGDIIKTSGVIGRMAVSANEGDAYPLGALPVGTLVNNLEVQPGKGSEYIRAAGTSGILLRKVNGTAIIQLPSKRQVQVLETCIVTVGRVSNIDHNKRIIGKAGRNRWLGIRPSSGLWQRKGGWAGRKIKPLPPMKVYVNLPSISAK; via the exons ATGATGGCGGTGTCGTGTTTAACCCGAGCCCTGCGCTCCATGACTCTGTCTCAGCCTGCTCTGCTTTCCTCGCAG GCAATTGCACAGACCAGGCTGGGAACTCAGGGGCCCACGATGGTCGTTCAGTGCAGGGGCTTCCTCACCACAGCCTCTCTGGAGCAGAACAGGACATTCTGGAAGCAGCGGGAGAAGTACACCATCAAACCTAtgggaatgaaaaaaacaggagGAAGAGACCACACAG GAAGGATACGAACACATGGCATCGGTGGAGGccataaacaaaaatacaggtggATTGACTTTCAGAGACTTCGCTATGAACCAAACAATGAGGCCAAACCCTTTGAAGAGAAGGTTGTAGAAGTGCGATACGACCCGTGCAG GTCTGCTGACATTGCCCTGTTAGCTGGAGGCAGCCGGAAAAGGTGGATAATTGCTACGGAGAACATGCAGGCAGGAGACATCATTAAAACATCTGGAGTAATTGGACGCATGGCAG TCTCGGCCAATGAGGGTGATGCATATCCACTGGGAGCTCTTCCCGTGGGGACTCTGGTGAACAACCTGGAGGTACAACCAGGGAAAGGATCAGAGTACATTCGTGCTGCAG GCACAAGTGGCATTTTGCTCCGTAAGGTAAATGGAACGGCAATCATTCAGCTTCCTTCGAAGAGGCAGGTTCAG GTATTGGAGACCTGCATTGTAACGGTGGGGCGCGTGTCCAACATCGACCACAACAAACGCATCATCGGCAAAGCCGGGCGCAACCGCTGGCTGGGCATCCGGCCCTCGAGCGGCCTGTGGCAGAGGAAGGGCGGCTGGGCGGGACGCAAGATCAAACCGCTGCCTCCTATGAAGGTTTACGTCAACCTGCCCTCGATCTCAGCCAAGTGA